From the Danio aesculapii chromosome 9, fDanAes4.1, whole genome shotgun sequence genome, one window contains:
- the gypc gene encoding glycophorin-C translates to MDDQNAQSTSKDNTRGPYFEAIVGVVITAVVLVLLLLLAVILRYMYQHKGTYHTNEAKGTEFAETADAALRRDPALQDAVDESKKEYFI, encoded by the exons ATGGACGACCAGAATGCACAATCCACTAGCAAAGACAATACTC GGGGACCTTATTTTGAAGCCATAGTTGGAG ttgTCATTACGGCAGTGGTTCTGGTCCTGCTCCTCCTCCTGGCCGTCATTCTGCGATACATGTACCAGCACAAGGGCACATATCATACCAATGAGGCCAAGGGCACAGAGTTTGCAGAGACAGCAGATGCTGCCCTTCGCAGAGACCCGGCCCTGCAGGACGCCGTGGATGAAAGCAAGAAAGAGTATTTCATATGA